cccttgggttactaataatttggagcagtagagctaACGTGATCACCCTGATTAGGGGCATCTTCCACAACCATATGCATTTTGAGGTGTGCAAAAAATAAACTGATCCAAAAGAAGAACgtgtgacatccgtgtgcattccgtattttgcagaacgtaacatctggcccctaatagaacaataaTATCCTATTATGAGACCTAAAAGGATCACACGTTCATCATgaaataaaacctaaaaaaaaaacaaattcgcACATGAGTCCAACAACAtagcaaaatataatttattaaatatcacttaaaaaatacatatagcaAGGGGAGTAAACATGAACCAGTGTGGGAGCAAGAATATGAGGAGAACACATGGGAAGGAGATAGTAATAATCATATGCCAGTGCAGAGAGTCATGTGGTAATACTGAATGGAGGCCAGAACGTGCCTGGTCCACTGCACACGACCAGTATGAGGAAAATGTGCAGGGATCAAGCAAGCACACAGCCTGCAAATGAAACAGCAGTACTGCGCTGGATTTACAGAATGTAATTACAATCACTGTCAACAAGTTACAAATTTAATCAAACAAGATAGTGTTCCCCTTCCCAGTGTCACCTCACCtgcccaacgcgtttcgccaaACAGGCTGACAAAGCCTTGCAGGCTTTGTGCATGCTTGATCCCTGTACAGTTTCCTCATACCGGTGGTGTGCAGTGGACCAGGCACGTTCCGACCTCCATTTAGTATTACCACATATGACTCTCTGCACTGGTATATGATTATTACTCTCGCCTTCCCATGTGTTCTCCTCATATTCTTGCTAccaccctaatagaacagtcctatccttgttggtaatgcggacaataataggacatgttctatctttttacggaaacggaatgcacatggagtaacttctatttttttttacagacccattaatctgaatggttctgcatacggtttaaaaaaaaaacggaacagacatggaaataaaatgcgtttgtgtgcaagagcccttagggtgaataggatttttactctCTCCATTCTAAGCTGTGCCttgtgcatagctcagtatggagaaccccatggcaggcctggatcgcttcagcagcatccaggctgctatggcaaccgatcggaaggcagagggtactggcacacagtgttcTGCATAGAAGCAATGATTTAAGTAATTTCAActagctacaataaaaaaaactgcatcctgaatgcatgtcagaactgtGCTGTGTGCCACCACCCAGAGGAAGCAGCATCCCTCTGCCTTCATTCACAGGTGTCGCGATCTGCGTTGAtcacggcacctgaggggttaaatgacgggcaCAACACAATCTTCACTCCCTGTCAGGTCAGATACATACCCTCAGGCATTATGACGTACAGTTACATCATAATACATAAGGTGTTAAAatcccggacaatccctttaatttacagccaatgcatttcccacattctgcatATTAAATCAGCTTCTCTCTTGTGTGAATTCTCAAGTGTCTCACAAAATTTGATTTCTcagtaaaacactttccacattcagtgcATGAAAATggattctctcctgtgtgaattttcagaTGAGTCTCAAGTGTATCTTTACGTTTAAATGACTTCCTGCATTCaggacataaaaatggcttctctcctgtgtgaattctttgatgtgtATCAAGATTTGATTTCCGATTAAAgcacttctcacattcaggacatgaatatggcttctcgcctgtgtgaattctctgatgactCTCAAGACGATGTTTCCTGGTAAATGACGTCCtgcattcaggacatgaatatggcttctctcctgtgtgaattctttgatgtctATAAAGACTTGATTTATCAGTAAAACATGTCTCACATTcgggacatgaatatggcttctctcctttgtGGATTCTCTGATGACTCTCAAGATGATGTTTACTGTCAAATGACATCCtgcattcaggacatgaatatggcttctctcctgtgtgaattttttgATGTCTATTAAGACTTAATTTATCAGTAAAACatgtctcacattcaggacatgaatatagCTTTtttcctgtgtgagttcttagaTGTGTATAAAGATTTGATTTCCGATTAAAAtgtttctcacattcaggacatgaatattgcttctctcctgtatgaattctttgatgtctattaagacttgatttatcagtaaaacatttctcacattcaggacatgaatatggcttctctcctgtgtgaattctctgatgtttattaagacttgatttatcagtaaaacatgtctcacattcaggacatgaatatggcttctctcctgtgtgaattctttgatgtttaTTAAGACTTGATTTTTCAGTAAAACatgtctcacattcaggacatgaatatggcttctctcctgtgtgaattctttgatgtttattaagacttgatttatcagtaaaacatgtctcacattcaggacatgaatatggcttctctcctgtgtgaattctttgatgtctATTAAGACTTGATTTAttagtaaaacatttctcacattcaggacatgaatatggcttctctcctgtgtgaattctctgatgtttattaAGACTTAATTTATCAGTAAAACatgtctcacattcaggacatgaatatggcttctctcctgtgtgaattctttgatgtttattaagacttgatttatcagtaaaacatgtctcacattcaggacatgaatatggcttctctcctgtgtgaattctttgatgtttattaagatttgatttatcagtaaaacatttctcacattctgaacatgaatatagcttatttcctgtgtgaattttcagaTTTTCAGCAACACTTGATATCATATTAAAAGTTTTCTCTCTTTCAGAACATGACCGTTCATCTTTCTGAAGTTCTTTTTGCACAGAAAGCTTAGCATtatttttaaaatctttcccATATTCAGAATTTGCAGACATCTCACACAGATTGTGTTCAGTTCTATTATTGCTAATTTGGGATTAATAACCTATTCCATAAGGAGATAGTATTAGATGACCTTGGGAGCCTTTTATCCAGCCTTCAcctgcataataaaaaaaaaaatgtgccaatgttataaatactaaCTGCATACTTAAGACATttaatgcatttaaaaaaattaatctgtCACCAAATTCTGTTTGACACACACAGGAGCATCTTTGGCATTGATcactaaagtcatatttactCTGCACCGATTTCCCCTTTTCTTAATGGCAGTTTTACTGATTGATTACTGATTATATAACTAGTGTagagcaaatcaaagctgacgaattacaattcgatccgaattttaggaaaaattttattcacagcaaagccaaattttctcatgattcatggtaatgaatcaattttccctgaaatggtggtaaaaataaaataaataatacttaccttctccgtttgagcgcgaagaggccgcCAAAGCTATACTGCATGAAGATCCCGTGTGAAATCTCATCATCACAAGCCGCATcagattttgcactggatcttcaagtaAGACGGCCACGGGTCCCCAtgtggctgtgggggggacccgatggcatagaaggcagagcgatgtctaaggaaggcatcgcgctgccttccggtgaagagcctgtgagatacagccccctggatctaactgtcctggaagctgtatgagtaatactcacagtattactcatacagccaatgcaatcCAATGcagaagtattagaatgcattgtaaaggattagacccccaatagttcaagtcccaaagtgggacaaaatataaagtgaaaaaaagttgaaaaaataaagttttccccgaataaagtaaaaaaaaaaaaaaattggtaaaaattaggggggggggggaagtatacatattcggtatcgccgcgtccgtatcgaccggctatataaacaaatcacatgaccttacccctcagatgaacaccgtaaaaataaaaaaattaaaactgctaaataaacaatttttttgtcaccttacatcacaaaaagtacaacagcaggtgatcaaaaaggcgtttgcccaccaaaattgtaccaatctaaccgtcacctcatcccgcaaaaaattagcccctacctgagacaattgcccaaaaaaattactcagaatttggagacacaaaagcatgattttatttttttgttaaaaagctgTTAtactgtaaaacttacataagtgAAACTTGGAAacttgcaattttttacacatttttggtaaatttggtatttttttataaataaaaattaatttttttgacttaattttaccagtgtcatgaagtaaaatatgctacgataaaacaatctcagaatggcctggataagtcaaagcgttttaaagttatcagcacttaaagtgacactggtcagatttgcaaaaaagggccaagtccttaaggtgaaatagggctgagtccttaaggggttaaagaggttgtccggtcccaaaaaTCAAAGTTCTTTTTATGTGCTTCTAACACCCCTCACTATACATACATaagcccccaatacctgtttttcatgtcttaGCTTTCCTTCCCCCTGGTAGACAgactatcctggcagatctggttactttctccccttcttgttttgttgaatatataaaagtttattgatacacaagcctggctgcactgcacagtgatgagtcacaggctggccacgccccacactgctctgtctgcagcagccacatCCACTATAACTCCTGTGTCCATTTTTCTACACCCAACTTTCTacccagtgtctaaatcccattactgaccgtccacagactctgccctcacatgtgtatctaatcctattctgtgtcatacagcctgctgagctctgtatctaatcctatcactgacagtccacaggctcttccatcaccatctccagagtgtgaaaAACAGCTTGAATCAGCAAGTGTATCCAATCagatctgtatctaatcctatcctgtatgtgtgcctgatacacatcctgttgtgtgcgatactgcctgctgagcgatGTATCTAATCCCATATTCTATGATACTGCCTGTTGaaccgtgtatctaatcccatattCTATGATACTGTCTGCAAAACTGTGTATCAAGGCAAAAAGggttttacaacatataactgcaccgcacaagggcaaataagatgtaaaaatatttccttgtaataaaccctgttatcaCACAGCActcgcaccccaataacaagaacggttttctggaattacagagctgtataatggcaatttggatccccagtcagtgcagcaagtgtcgtgccttttcataggtaaatgcattgatatccaattcattctagtcaagatgaatgttcattacctttaataGCCATGCTCTACTATAGttgcaattttgtatgtcttgagaaggccaaagtaaggtcacacgaaggtttctactttttagtgttattcttctcatgaatgtaccagtctgagaagaggccttcttatctactttaaaatttatgacagggaggtaaagataagctctatgcagctggtgataattacctatacaattaggcatttattgatgaagcaaaatatataatatgtatgtattcatttaatgagccttagtccttagcataagacaatcagtagaacatataatatatattatattgttatatgttatgaagacatgtatccagtatattatatatatttctcattaggagaatctttgtctctaaaagagtgtctgtgaagatgtgtgttttgtaacaattattcacctctttggtatgagaggaggtactgatatccctgagtaaacaaagccattgaagttatttacgATTAACAAATatacagtgtgagaaacatccagagagacgcctagaggtctgtctctaatttctataagtgtcaaatctaatccctatagccttgaattaaagcttttaaggtcaaaatgtatattatacctttattcagacttacagaagttaaccctttatactaggatgcaaatagcttacacagcagtgccacctaggtatgagtaggtgacattacaacagtagcaaaagtgcattttggg
This is a stretch of genomic DNA from Bufo gargarizans isolate SCDJY-AF-19 chromosome 3, ASM1485885v1, whole genome shotgun sequence. It encodes these proteins:
- the LOC122931755 gene encoding gastrula zinc finger protein XlCGF26.1-like; translation: MSANSEYGKDFKNNAKLSVQKELQKDERSCSEREKTFNMISSVAENLKIHTGNKLYSCSECEKCFTDKSNLNKHQRIHTGEKPYSCPECETCFTDKSSLNKHQRIHTGEKPYSCPECETCFTDKLSLNKHQRIHTGEKPYSCPECEKCFTNKSSLNRHQRIHTGEKPYSCPECETCFTDKSSLNKHQRIHTGEKPYSCPECETCFTEKSSLNKHQRIHTGEKPYSCPECETCFTDKSSLNKHQRIHTGEKPYSCPECEKCFTDKSSLNRHQRIHTGEKQYSCPECEKHFNRKSNLYTHLRTHTGKKLYSCPECETCFTDKLSLNRHQKIHTGEKPYSCPECRMSFDSKHHLESHQRIHKGEKPYSCPECETCFTDKSSLYRHQRIHTGEKPYSCPECRTSFTRKHRLESHQRIHTGEKPYSCPECEKCFNRKSNLDTHQRIHTGEKPFLCPECRKSFKRKDTLETHLKIHTGENPFSCTECGKCFTEKSNFVRHLRIHTREKLI